One genomic window of Elaeis guineensis isolate ETL-2024a chromosome 2, EG11, whole genome shotgun sequence includes the following:
- the LOC105041084 gene encoding protein S40-3 codes for MEEFQEADVLWSHDNLNGGDDDDMVSKKQPSTQPRAPWKESAPVDIPKAGRSWARSCTCHHYDINSEDGDGDHDDLGNNNHRDHEKIPPHIIVARRTDDKMAFSVCTGLKGRHLRHVRNSILRMTGFLER; via the coding sequence ATGGAAGAGTTCCAAGAGGCTGATGTTTTGTGGTCCCACGACAATCTCAACGGCGGCGACGACGACGACATGGTCTCAAAGAAACAACCATCCACCCAACCACGAGCTCCATGGAAGGAGTCGGCTCCGGTGGACATCCCGAAAGCCGGTCGTTCATGGGCCCGGAGCTGCACCTGCCACCACTACGACATCAATAGCGAGGATGGAGATGGTGATCATGATGATTTGGGCAACAACAACCACAGAGACCATGAGAAGATTCCACCCCACATCATCGTGGCCCGGAGAACGGATGACAAGATGGCGTTCTCGGTGTGCACCGGGCTCAAGGGACGGCATCTTCGCCATGTCCGGAACTCCATTCTCCGGATGACCGGGTTCCTCGAGAGATAA